From a single Argonema galeatum A003/A1 genomic region:
- a CDS encoding ArnT family glycosyltransferase, whose protein sequence is MKNHKAKNWWKDFKKEPNLNWNFSIIWLVVISCVAFLWYLGSIGLVDKTEPMFVEAARQMTVTGDWITPYWNGETRFDKPPLVYWLMAIAFKIIGVNEWAARLPSALFAIALTALGFYTLRYFGFPRPATAVEEQIGHPIQRERQLWISAWIGAAIIALNPAWIAWGRTGVSDMLLASTIGMALLTFFIGYAEKEGKSQKAKVKRDNYFFSLPEGWYIGFYVFIALAILAKGPVGAVLPALIIGAFLLYVGKFREVLQEMRLVQGVLITSAIAIPWFVLVTLANGKAYIDTFFGYHNLQRFTSVVSSHRGPWYFYIPVVLVSLAPWSIYLPIAIGHLRFWQRDKWKKSPRSTHLGLFALFWFICVFGFFSISVTKLPSYVLPLMPAGAIMVTLFWSDQMRGTPPPAPPRPTGRGEWRGEWEGSGKNTGLFISAIFNILFLIILAAGTFLSPKLMGYDPAMPQVRQILQQSGLPILSGIVWGTAAIASIFLLWRQSRWLWSANLAGFMAFMIFVAPPAALLIDEQRQLPLRQLSALVTQVEKPGEELIAIGFIRPSVVFYTQRTVNYIKTFEEAFTYIKETAVTVPNPPTVLILSNPKALDLIILKRHQYQELGSAGAFKLLRVSKRAARR, encoded by the coding sequence ATGAAAAATCACAAAGCGAAAAATTGGTGGAAGGATTTTAAGAAAGAGCCAAATCTAAACTGGAACTTCTCAATTATCTGGTTGGTAGTAATTAGCTGCGTAGCTTTTTTGTGGTATTTGGGCAGCATCGGGTTGGTGGATAAGACAGAGCCGATGTTTGTGGAAGCGGCACGTCAGATGACGGTGACTGGGGACTGGATTACTCCTTATTGGAATGGTGAAACTCGTTTTGATAAACCGCCCTTGGTTTATTGGCTAATGGCGATCGCATTTAAAATTATCGGTGTTAATGAATGGGCGGCGCGACTTCCTTCAGCGCTTTTCGCGATCGCCCTGACAGCTTTAGGCTTCTATACACTGCGATATTTTGGTTTTCCCCGTCCCGCCACCGCCGTTGAGGAGCAAATCGGTCACCCAATTCAACGAGAACGCCAGTTGTGGATATCCGCCTGGATTGGTGCTGCCATCATAGCCTTAAATCCTGCCTGGATCGCTTGGGGACGAACTGGTGTGTCCGATATGCTGCTGGCAAGTACGATCGGCATGGCACTATTGACATTTTTTATTGGATATGCAGAAAAAGAAGGCAAAAGTCAAAAGGCAAAAGTCAAAAGAGATAATTATTTCTTTTCACTTCCCGAAGGTTGGTATATCGGGTTTTACGTCTTCATTGCCTTAGCTATTCTGGCCAAAGGGCCAGTGGGTGCAGTATTGCCAGCGCTGATTATTGGTGCTTTCCTGCTGTATGTGGGCAAATTTAGGGAAGTTTTGCAGGAAATGCGACTCGTGCAGGGTGTTTTAATTACGAGTGCGATCGCAATACCCTGGTTTGTTTTGGTGACTTTGGCAAATGGAAAAGCCTACATCGACACATTTTTTGGCTATCACAACCTTCAACGTTTCACCAGCGTTGTCAGCAGTCACCGTGGCCCCTGGTATTTTTACATTCCAGTAGTCCTAGTTAGCCTTGCGCCTTGGTCGATTTATTTGCCAATTGCGATCGGTCATTTGCGCTTCTGGCAAAGAGACAAGTGGAAAAAATCCCCACGCTCAACTCATCTGGGTTTATTTGCCCTATTTTGGTTTATTTGTGTCTTTGGCTTTTTCAGCATTTCCGTTACCAAACTTCCCAGCTACGTACTGCCCTTAATGCCAGCAGGAGCAATTATGGTAACGCTTTTCTGGAGCGACCAAATGAGGGGAACCCCACCCCCTGCCCCTCCCCGTCCCACGGGGAGGGGGGAATGGAGGGGGGAATGGGAGGGGAGCGGGAAAAATACTGGACTATTTATTAGTGCGATTTTTAACATCCTGTTCCTGATAATCCTTGCCGCTGGAACTTTCTTGAGTCCCAAATTAATGGGATATGACCCAGCCATGCCCCAAGTGCGTCAGATACTGCAACAATCAGGTTTGCCGATACTAAGCGGGATCGTCTGGGGAACAGCCGCTATTGCCAGCATCTTTTTGCTGTGGCGACAAAGCCGATGGCTTTGGAGTGCCAACTTGGCAGGATTTATGGCGTTTATGATTTTTGTCGCGCCACCCGCCGCCTTGCTAATTGACGAGCAGCGTCAGCTACCTTTGAGACAACTATCGGCCCTTGTCACTCAAGTAGAAAAGCCTGGAGAAGAGTTGATTGCGATCGGCTTCATCAGACCTAGCGTGGTATTTTATACCCAGAGAACCGTGAATTATATCAAAACATTCGAGGAAGCTTTTACCTACATTAAGGAAACAGCTGTTACTGTGCCAAATCCACCTACAGTCCTAATCCTCAGCAACCCTAAAGCCCTCGATCTAATAATTTTAAAGCGTCATCAATATCAAGAATTAGGCTCAGCTGGTGCTTTCAAACTGCTGCGAGTATCCAAAAGAGCGGCTAGGAGGTAG
- a CDS encoding phosphatase PAP2 family protein, whose protein sequence is MKSKLYSWFYSLVAATGKVRFYISLFILFPLIFLIQEARQKKVFEFEVNFLQWLHEVINPIIGYILSVFYLIGDTQIAAVVVVTSIGILCWKRYWREAMTLAFASLSVLLLVDEILKPFFARRRPPERIDKTAGGYGFPSGHATGNLVLYFYLASLLAARYPKLSIYIYGVTTLFLILMGLSSMYLRVHWPSDIIGGYAFGYIWLTICLAIINFSSKKEKKS, encoded by the coding sequence ATGAAATCTAAGCTTTATAGTTGGTTCTATTCTCTGGTTGCTGCAACGGGTAAGGTAAGATTCTATATTTCTTTATTTATACTATTTCCTTTAATTTTTCTTATTCAAGAAGCCCGACAAAAAAAGGTTTTTGAATTTGAGGTTAATTTTTTGCAATGGCTGCATGAAGTTATTAATCCTATAATTGGCTATATTTTATCAGTTTTTTATTTAATAGGAGATACACAGATTGCTGCCGTTGTAGTGGTGACAAGTATAGGCATACTTTGCTGGAAACGCTATTGGCGAGAAGCGATGACTTTAGCATTTGCTTCGTTGAGCGTTTTACTACTTGTTGATGAAATACTAAAACCATTTTTTGCTCGCCGTCGTCCCCCGGAGCGTATAGACAAAACTGCGGGAGGTTATGGCTTCCCCAGCGGTCACGCTACAGGCAATCTGGTGCTGTACTTTTATTTAGCTTCTCTTCTGGCAGCTAGATATCCTAAGCTCAGTATTTACATTTATGGTGTTACAACTTTGTTTCTGATCTTAATGGGCTTGAGCAGTATGTACCTAAGAGTACACTGGCCTTCTGATATCATTGGAGGTTATGCTTTTGGCTACATTTGGCTGACAATATGTTTGGCAATAATAAACTTCTCAAGTAAGAAAGAGAAAAAGTCTTAA
- a CDS encoding DUF565 domain-containing protein has product MQNTRLNNLVDSIANQVGGWFRNPWRRLSLVTIALLFGVFLGTAIPTTAGQAADWDIVGAALLVAFTELSSRIFYRTNRQIASRSLLIEMLNALKIGLTYSLFIEAFKLGS; this is encoded by the coding sequence ATGCAAAATACCCGTCTCAACAATCTAGTAGATTCGATCGCCAATCAAGTTGGCGGCTGGTTTCGCAATCCTTGGCGGCGACTATCGCTAGTGACGATCGCTTTGCTGTTCGGCGTTTTTCTGGGAACGGCAATTCCGACTACAGCAGGACAAGCTGCTGACTGGGATATCGTTGGGGCTGCACTGTTGGTGGCATTTACGGAGCTGTCCAGTCGGATTTTTTACCGTACCAACCGACAGATAGCTTCGCGATCGCTCTTAATAGAGATGTTAAACGCTCTTAAAATTGGTCTGACTTACAGCCTGTTTATCGAAGCATTCAAGCTAGGATCGTGA
- a CDS encoding glycerate kinase, whose amino-acid sequence MLPESRSLSQVLKQLLLGDSLPNSTKQQLEIWASADQLRAKGFGITPENVGKVIQARSHLLQSVYSEVIQFCHNTGFHSETVILENLWNLWLPLAMQLAEYRQQQGHPLIQGILGGQGTGKTTLAAILKIILNHLGYRTLSLSLDDLYKTYADRQLLKEKDPRLIWRGPPGTHDVQLGIAVLDKLRQSNDLGLEEIENLKSKIQNPKSIQVPRFDKSAWGGEGDRTRSEVVENIDIVLFEGWFVGVRPIDPAAFDTAPAPILTEADRTFARDMNAKLQDYVPLWERLDRLMVLYPADYRLSQQWRRQAEQKARAAGKSGMADETVDRFVEYFWRSLHPDLFVKPLARNPNWVDLVIEINGDHSPGAVYRPGDRLT is encoded by the coding sequence ATGCTGCCAGAGAGTCGATCGCTAAGTCAGGTACTCAAACAGTTGTTATTAGGAGACTCACTACCAAACTCTACCAAGCAACAACTGGAAATTTGGGCTTCTGCCGATCAATTGCGAGCAAAAGGGTTTGGGATTACACCAGAAAATGTGGGGAAAGTTATCCAAGCGCGATCGCATCTTCTCCAATCCGTCTACTCAGAAGTTATCCAATTCTGCCATAATACTGGTTTCCACAGCGAAACTGTTATCCTGGAAAATCTCTGGAACCTTTGGCTTCCCTTGGCGATGCAGCTAGCAGAATACCGACAGCAGCAGGGACACCCCCTCATTCAAGGGATTTTGGGAGGACAGGGAACCGGCAAAACTACACTAGCCGCAATTCTCAAGATAATTCTGAATCATCTTGGCTACCGCACGCTCAGCCTTTCCCTCGATGACCTTTACAAAACTTATGCCGATCGCCAACTTCTCAAAGAAAAAGATCCCCGCTTAATATGGCGTGGCCCACCAGGAACCCACGATGTCCAGTTGGGTATTGCGGTTTTGGATAAATTGCGTCAGTCAAACGATTTGGGATTAGAAGAAATTGAAAATCTAAAATCCAAAATCCAAAATCCAAAATCGATTCAAGTTCCCCGCTTTGATAAATCTGCTTGGGGTGGAGAAGGCGATCGCACCCGATCGGAAGTAGTGGAGAATATAGATATTGTGCTATTTGAAGGTTGGTTTGTAGGCGTTCGACCGATCGATCCAGCTGCTTTCGACACTGCACCTGCGCCTATCCTCACAGAAGCCGATCGTACTTTTGCCCGCGATATGAATGCTAAGTTACAAGATTATGTACCTTTGTGGGAACGATTGGATCGGTTGATGGTGCTGTATCCTGCTGATTATCGCCTCTCCCAGCAGTGGCGGCGTCAGGCGGAACAAAAAGCTCGAGCAGCTGGCAAATCTGGAATGGCAGATGAAACGGTGGATCGATTTGTTGAGTATTTTTGGCGAAGTCTCCACCCGGATCTGTTCGTAAAGCCTTTGGCAAGAAACCCAAACTGGGTAGATTTAGTCATCGAAATCAATGGGGATCATTCTCCAGGTGCTGTCTACCGACCAGGCGATCGTTTAACTTAA